In the Staphylococcus sp. IVB6240 genome, one interval contains:
- the rpsN gene encoding 30S ribosomal protein S14 — protein MAKKSKIAKEAKREALVAQYAELRRELKAKGDYEALRKLPRDSSPTRLTRRCKVTGRPRGVMRKFEMSRISFREYAHKGQIPGVKKSSW, from the coding sequence ATGGCTAAAAAGTCTAAAATAGCAAAAGAAGCAAAGCGTGAAGCATTAGTTGCACAATACGCTGAATTAAGACGTGAATTAAAAGCAAAAGGTGATTATGAAGCACTTCGCAAACTTCCACGTGATTCATCACCAACAAGATTAACAAGAAGATGTAAAGTTACAGGTCGTCCTCGTGGCGTCATGCGTAAGTTTGAAATGTCTAGAATTTCATTCCGTGAATATGCACATAAAGGCCAAATTCCAGGCGTTAAAAAATCTAGCTGGTAA
- the tkt gene encoding transketolase, which produces MFDKNDTLAVNTLRALSIDAIEKANSGHPGLPMGAAPMAYTLWTRHLNFNPKADQYFNRDRFVLSAGHGSALLYSLLHVSGALEMDELKNFRQWDSKTPGHPEFRHTQGVDITTGPLGQGFAMAVGMAMAEKHLSAKYNQDDISVVDHHTYVLASDGDLMEGISHEAASLAGHLKLDKLITLYDSNDISLDGKTNKSFSENIKQRFEAYGWNHLLVEDGNDLEAINRAIETAKEQTGPTIIEVKTIIGYGSPNKSNSHTSHGAPLGADERALTFENYALDANKQFHVDEVVYDIFKDTMIARADAHEAAWEAEFKKYEEKYPELAATLKTAIAGELPEEYTASLPQFEVGHKAASRADSGDVIQALSAAVPSFFGGSADLASSNKSNVKEEGDFSAEDGSGRNIWFGVREFAMAAAVNGMAAHGGVHPYAATFFVFSDYVKPALRLSSLMGLGSTFIFTHDSIAVGEDGPTHEPIEQLAGLRAIPNLNVIRPADGNETRVAWQVALESKNTPTALVLTRQGLPVLDVDATVLEEGVRKGAYVVYETETAPEYVLLATGSEVSLLVDVAKELAEQGKGVRVVSMPNWHAFEQQSQAYKDEILLPHVEKRVAAEMGATLGWHKYVGMNGKVIGIDRFGASAPGDLVIEKYGFTKERVLAEIEQL; this is translated from the coding sequence ATGTTCGATAAAAATGATACTTTAGCAGTAAATACTTTGCGTGCATTGAGTATTGACGCAATTGAAAAAGCTAATTCAGGACACCCAGGTTTACCAATGGGTGCAGCGCCAATGGCTTACACGTTATGGACAAGACATCTAAATTTCAATCCAAAAGCTGATCAATATTTCAATAGAGATCGATTTGTATTATCAGCTGGTCACGGATCTGCATTATTGTACAGTTTATTACATGTATCAGGTGCTTTAGAGATGGACGAGTTGAAGAACTTTAGACAATGGGATTCAAAAACTCCTGGACATCCTGAGTTCCGCCATACACAAGGTGTAGATATTACAACAGGACCATTAGGACAAGGATTTGCAATGGCAGTTGGTATGGCAATGGCTGAAAAACATTTATCAGCAAAATATAATCAAGATGATATTTCTGTTGTAGATCACCACACATACGTTCTTGCATCTGATGGTGACTTAATGGAAGGTATTTCACATGAAGCGGCATCACTTGCAGGTCATTTAAAATTAGATAAGTTGATTACGCTATATGATTCAAATGATATTTCATTAGATGGTAAAACAAACAAGTCATTCTCTGAAAATATTAAGCAACGATTTGAAGCATATGGTTGGAATCATCTTTTAGTTGAAGATGGTAATGACTTAGAAGCGATTAATCGCGCTATTGAAACAGCTAAAGAACAAACAGGACCAACAATTATTGAAGTAAAGACAATTATTGGTTATGGTTCACCAAATAAATCTAATAGCCATACATCTCATGGTGCGCCTCTTGGAGCGGACGAACGTGCTTTAACTTTTGAGAATTATGCATTAGATGCGAATAAACAGTTCCACGTGGATGAAGTTGTTTATGATATTTTCAAAGATACGATGATTGCACGTGCAGATGCGCATGAAGCAGCTTGGGAAGCAGAATTTAAAAAGTATGAAGAAAAATACCCTGAACTTGCAGCGACACTAAAAACAGCAATTGCTGGAGAACTTCCAGAAGAGTATACAGCATCATTACCACAATTTGAAGTGGGGCACAAAGCGGCTTCACGTGCTGATTCTGGAGATGTTATTCAAGCATTAAGTGCTGCAGTTCCATCATTCTTCGGTGGTTCAGCTGACTTAGCATCATCAAACAAGTCTAATGTAAAAGAAGAAGGAGATTTCTCTGCTGAAGATGGTAGCGGTAGAAATATTTGGTTTGGTGTGCGTGAATTTGCTATGGCTGCAGCAGTTAATGGTATGGCAGCACATGGTGGTGTTCATCCATATGCAGCAACATTCTTTGTATTTAGTGACTATGTAAAACCAGCATTACGCCTGTCATCATTAATGGGATTAGGTTCAACATTTATCTTTACACATGACTCAATTGCAGTTGGTGAAGATGGACCAACACATGAGCCAATCGAACAATTAGCAGGGTTACGTGCGATTCCAAACTTAAACGTGATTCGTCCAGCAGATGGTAATGAAACACGTGTAGCATGGCAAGTTGCATTAGAATCTAAAAATACACCGACTGCATTAGTCTTAACAAGACAAGGTTTACCAGTATTAGATGTTGACGCAACAGTCTTAGAAGAAGGTGTTCGTAAAGGTGCATATGTTGTTTATGAAACTGAAACAGCACCAGAATATGTACTTTTAGCTACTGGTTCAGAAGTGAGCCTTCTTGTTGATGTAGCAAAAGAATTAGCTGAGCAAGGTAAAGGTGTACGTGTTGTTTCTATGCCGAACTGGCATGCATTTGAACAACAATCACAAGCTTACAAAGATGAAATTTTATTACCACATGTTGAAAAACGCGTTGCAGCTGAAATGGGTGCAACATTAGGTTGGCATAAATATGTAGGTATGAATGGTAAAGTGATTGGTATTGATCGTTTTGGTGCAAGTGCACCTGGTGACTTAGTGATTGAAAAATATGGATTCACAAAAGAACGAGTTTTAGCTGAAATCGAACAACTTTAA
- the lexA gene encoding transcriptional repressor LexA, whose protein sequence is MRELTKRQSEIFEFIKQVVQSKGYPPSVREIGEAVGLASSSTVHGHLSRLEEKGYIRRDPTKPRAIEIVHELMGEPVNMEATIFVPVIGKVTAGMPITAVENVEEYYPLPEHFTSTHNGQIFILNVVGDSMIEAGILDGDKVIVRSQSIAENGDIIVAMTDEDEATVKRFYKEKNRYRLQPENSMLSPIYLEHVTVLGKVIGLFREM, encoded by the coding sequence ATGAGAGAATTAACAAAGAGACAGAGTGAAATATTTGAATTTATCAAACAGGTCGTACAATCTAAAGGCTATCCACCAAGTGTTCGTGAGATTGGAGAGGCCGTTGGTTTAGCTTCGAGTTCTACTGTACACGGGCACCTTTCTCGTCTAGAAGAAAAAGGATATATTCGTCGAGACCCAACTAAGCCACGTGCTATCGAAATTGTTCATGAATTAATGGGCGAACCTGTAAATATGGAAGCAACAATTTTTGTACCTGTAATAGGGAAAGTAACGGCTGGTATGCCGATTACTGCTGTTGAAAATGTTGAAGAATACTATCCACTACCAGAACATTTTACTTCAACGCACAATGGACAAATTTTCATATTAAATGTTGTGGGTGATAGTATGATTGAAGCGGGTATTTTGGATGGAGATAAAGTTATTGTACGTAGTCAATCTATTGCAGAAAATGGTGATATTATCGTTGCGATGACGGATGAAGATGAGGCAACTGTTAAACGCTTTTATAAAGAGAAAAATCGCTATCGCTTACAACCTGAAAATAGTATGCTAAGTCCGATTTATTTAGAACATGTAACAGTATTAGGGAAAGTCATTGGTCTATTTAGAGAAATGTAG
- the guaC gene encoding GMP reductase, protein MKIFDYEDIQLIPNKSIVKSRSEIDTSIQFGPRRFKLPVVPANMQTVMNEQLAEWFAENEYFYIMHRFDEAARIPFIKRMHEKGLFASISVGVKDPEFDFVEKIKSEDLKPEYITIDIAHGHSDQVIDMIKHIKKHLPETFVIAGNVGTPEGVRELENAGADATKVGIGPGRVCITKIKTGFGTGGWQLAAINHCSKAARKPIIADGGIRTHGDIAKSVRFGASMVMIGSLFAAHEESPGETVEMDGKKYKEYFGSASEYQKGERKNVEGKKMFVAHKGSLKDTLKEMQEDLQSSISYAGGKDVDSLRKVDYVIVKNSIFNGDRD, encoded by the coding sequence ATGAAAATTTTTGATTATGAAGATATACAATTAATTCCAAACAAAAGCATCGTGAAAAGTCGTTCAGAAATTGACACATCTATCCAATTTGGACCTAGAAGATTTAAATTACCAGTCGTTCCTGCAAATATGCAAACAGTGATGAATGAGCAACTTGCAGAATGGTTTGCAGAAAATGAATACTTCTATATTATGCACCGTTTTGATGAAGCGGCACGTATACCATTCATTAAACGTATGCATGAAAAAGGTTTATTTGCTTCAATCTCAGTTGGTGTTAAAGACCCTGAATTTGATTTTGTTGAAAAAATTAAATCTGAAGACTTGAAACCTGAGTATATCACAATTGATATTGCACATGGTCATTCAGATCAAGTTATCGATATGATTAAACATATTAAAAAACATTTACCAGAAACATTTGTTATCGCTGGGAATGTTGGTACGCCTGAGGGTGTTCGTGAATTAGAAAATGCTGGTGCAGATGCAACGAAAGTGGGTATTGGACCAGGTCGCGTATGTATTACTAAGATCAAAACTGGTTTTGGTACAGGTGGTTGGCAATTAGCAGCAATTAATCATTGTAGTAAAGCAGCACGTAAACCAATTATTGCAGATGGTGGTATTAGAACACACGGTGATATCGCAAAATCTGTACGTTTCGGTGCATCAATGGTTATGATCGGTTCTTTATTTGCAGCACATGAAGAATCTCCTGGTGAAACAGTAGAAATGGATGGCAAGAAGTACAAAGAATACTTCGGTAGTGCATCTGAATATCAAAAAGGTGAACGCAAAAACGTAGAAGGCAAAAAAATGTTTGTTGCACACAAAGGTTCACTTAAGGATACGTTAAAAGAAATGCAAGAAGACTTACAAAGTTCAATTTCTTATGCAGGTGGCAAAGATGTTGATTCATTAAGAAAAGTAGATTATGTCATTGTGAAAAACTCTATTTTCAATGGTGACAGAGATTAA
- a CDS encoding Cof-type HAD-IIB family hydrolase has product MKTDLIIFDMDDTLLTSQNKVSQLTKDYLLKVQQQGYKLTLASGRPTEGMLEVAKELKLDEYGSYIMSYNGGQTMDISNQSVIAKKSVSKENFDRIVDFCRENDMMVLTYYNGEIVIEGEHEYMGVESKLTGMPMIQVSDIKAHVQTDVPKAMAVDYEDKIAEMLATQTSQFTDELTVTISKPFFLEFMSKGVSKGAAIRRLAEQLDLSIDRMIAFGDSANDLDMIETVGTGVAMGNALEIVKEKADVVTKSHDEDGIPYILEQLIGISIEK; this is encoded by the coding sequence ATGAAGACGGATTTAATCATTTTTGATATGGATGATACGTTATTAACATCTCAAAATAAAGTATCCCAATTAACAAAAGACTATTTATTAAAAGTGCAGCAACAAGGTTATAAGCTAACATTGGCTTCAGGACGCCCTACTGAGGGCATGTTAGAAGTTGCGAAAGAATTAAAGTTAGACGAATATGGTAGCTATATTATGAGTTATAATGGCGGTCAAACGATGGATATTTCAAATCAATCGGTCATCGCAAAAAAGAGTGTGTCAAAAGAAAATTTTGATCGTATCGTGGATTTCTGTAGAGAAAATGACATGATGGTGTTAACTTATTATAATGGTGAAATTGTCATTGAAGGTGAACATGAATATATGGGTGTTGAATCAAAACTGACTGGCATGCCAATGATTCAAGTGTCCGACATTAAAGCACATGTTCAAACTGATGTACCGAAAGCGATGGCAGTTGATTATGAAGACAAAATTGCTGAAATGCTAGCTACGCAAACATCTCAATTTACGGATGAATTGACAGTAACGATTAGTAAGCCATTTTTCCTTGAATTTATGAGTAAAGGTGTTTCAAAAGGCGCTGCTATCCGTCGCTTAGCAGAACAATTAGATTTATCTATAGATCGTATGATCGCATTTGGTGATAGTGCGAACGACTTAGATATGATAGAAACAGTTGGCACAGGTGTTGCGATGGGTAATGCATTAGAAATAGTGAAAGAAAAAGCAGATGTCGTCACTAAAAGTCATGATGAAGATGGCATTCCTTATATTTTAGAACAATTGATTGGTATCTCAATAGAAAAATAA
- the rpmG gene encoding 50S ribosomal protein L33: MRINVTLACTECGDRNYITTKNKRTNPERIEMMKYCPRLNKHTLHRETK, encoded by the coding sequence ATGCGTATTAATGTAACTTTAGCTTGTACTGAATGTGGTGACCGTAACTACATCACTACTAAGAATAAACGTACAAACCCAGAGCGTATCGAAATGATGAAATATTGCCCAAGATTAAATAAGCACACTTTACACAGAGAAACAAAATAA
- the sosA gene encoding DNA damage-induced cell division inhibitor SosA: MIQRKYSEMVLFLMVFLASVVLFFTFFIMISHNGQTEQTYEMTDHTLKNSEQYESAPHQSNEDSVFAITLSE, from the coding sequence ATGATACAACGTAAATATTCTGAAATGGTCTTATTTTTAATGGTGTTTTTAGCATCGGTTGTATTATTTTTCACTTTTTTTATTATGATAAGTCACAATGGGCAAACAGAACAAACGTACGAAATGACTGATCATACTTTAAAAAATAGTGAACAATATGAGTCTGCACCTCATCAAAGTAATGAGGATAGTGTATTTGCAATTACATTGAGCGAGTAA
- a CDS encoding catalase, which translates to MTQNNDSKLTGLFGHPVGDRENSMTAGQRGPLLMQDWYFLEQMAHFDREVIPERRMHAKGSGAFGTLTVTNDITQYTSAKIFSEIGKKTEMFARFSTVAGERGAADAERDIRGFALKFYTEEGNWDLVGNNTPVFFFRDPKLFASLNHAVKRDPRTNMRSPQNNWDFWTSLPEALHQVTILMSDRGIPKGYRHMHGFGSHTYAMINGNNERVWVKFHFRTQQGIENLSPEEAAQVIANDRESSQRDLFEAIENGQFPKWKMYIQVMTEEQARQHKDNPFDLTKVWFKDEYPLIEVGEFELNKNPDNYFMDVEQAAFAPTNIIPGIDFSPDKMLQGRLFSYGDAQRYRLGVNHWQIPVNQPKGVGVENICPFSRDGQMRFLDGNGGGSTHYYPNSTGAFKDQPEYKRAPLSIEGTAFEHDFREDDDNYFEQPGKLFRLQTPEQQQRIFENTANEMDGTTDEVKHRHIRHCYQADPEYGKGVANALGMTAQLDEILGDLK; encoded by the coding sequence ATGACTCAAAATAATGACTCAAAACTTACAGGCTTATTTGGACATCCAGTCGGCGACAGAGAAAATTCTATGACAGCTGGACAACGTGGTCCATTGCTCATGCAAGATTGGTACTTTTTAGAGCAAATGGCTCATTTTGATCGTGAAGTGATTCCTGAAAGACGTATGCATGCAAAAGGTTCAGGCGCTTTCGGTACATTGACTGTGACAAATGATATTACGCAATATACTTCAGCAAAGATTTTTTCAGAAATAGGTAAAAAAACGGAGATGTTTGCACGTTTTTCAACAGTAGCAGGTGAACGTGGTGCTGCTGATGCAGAACGTGATATTCGTGGATTTGCACTAAAATTTTACACTGAAGAAGGAAACTGGGACTTAGTAGGGAATAACACGCCTGTGTTCTTCTTTAGAGATCCAAAATTATTTGCAAGTTTAAATCATGCTGTTAAAAGAGATCCAAGAACGAACATGCGTAGCCCTCAAAATAACTGGGACTTCTGGACATCATTACCAGAAGCATTACATCAAGTGACGATTTTGATGTCGGATCGTGGTATTCCTAAAGGTTATCGACATATGCATGGTTTCGGCTCACACACATACGCCATGATTAATGGCAATAATGAGCGTGTATGGGTGAAATTCCACTTCAGAACACAACAAGGGATTGAAAATTTATCACCAGAAGAAGCGGCGCAAGTCATCGCAAATGATCGTGAGTCATCTCAACGTGATTTATTTGAAGCGATAGAGAATGGCCAATTCCCAAAATGGAAAATGTACATTCAAGTGATGACGGAAGAACAAGCACGTCAACATAAAGATAATCCGTTTGACCTAACTAAAGTTTGGTTCAAAGATGAATATCCATTAATTGAAGTGGGTGAATTTGAATTAAATAAAAATCCAGATAATTATTTCATGGATGTGGAACAAGCTGCTTTTGCACCAACGAACATCATTCCAGGCATCGACTTCTCACCAGATAAAATGTTGCAAGGTAGACTGTTCTCATATGGTGATGCGCAAAGATATCGTTTAGGTGTCAATCACTGGCAGATTCCTGTTAACCAACCTAAAGGTGTGGGTGTAGAAAATATTTGCCCATTTAGCCGTGATGGTCAAATGCGTTTCCTAGATGGTAACGGTGGCGGTTCTACACATTACTATCCAAATAGTACAGGTGCTTTTAAAGATCAACCAGAATATAAACGTGCACCTCTTAGCATCGAAGGCACAGCATTTGAACATGATTTTAGAGAAGATGATGATAATTACTTCGAACAACCTGGCAAGTTATTCCGTTTACAAACACCAGAACAACAGCAACGTATTTTTGAAAACACAGCAAATGAAATGGATGGTACAACGGATGAAGTGAAACACCGTCATATTCGTCATTGTTATCAAGCTGATCCAGAATATGGTAAAGGTGTGGCGAATGCATTAGGTATGACTGCACAATTAGATGAGATTTTAGGAGATTTAAAATAA
- the thrB gene encoding homoserine kinase — protein sequence MKNKLSLKVPASTANLGSGFDSVGMALNKFLYIDAQPIRARKWKFHHEGPNLCGLPEDETNYIYKTAQWVAKKFDVQLPTLEIRLYSDIPLARGLGSSASALVAALYIANYFGDIELSKYELLQLATEIEGHPDNVAPTIYGGLVVGYHNAETNVTDVAHIDIPDVDFILTIPEYELETEKSRSVLPEQISHKDAVKYSAISNTMISALIQHNYELAGKMMEQDGLHEPYRQHLIEEFAAVKDMAHDFDAYTTVMSGAGSTIMTMIKKEQSGPLVRALRQSFDNCHSELVTVNTEGVISQVNHKN from the coding sequence ATGAAAAATAAGCTGAGCTTAAAGGTACCAGCATCAACTGCTAACTTAGGAAGCGGTTTTGATTCTGTAGGTATGGCGTTAAATAAATTTCTTTATATCGATGCACAACCTATCCGTGCGCGAAAATGGAAGTTCCATCATGAAGGGCCAAATCTTTGTGGACTTCCTGAAGACGAGACAAACTATATTTATAAAACGGCACAATGGGTTGCAAAAAAGTTTGATGTTCAATTGCCAACGTTAGAGATTAGATTATACAGTGATATTCCACTTGCACGTGGACTTGGTTCATCTGCTTCAGCGTTGGTTGCAGCACTCTATATTGCGAACTATTTTGGTGATATTGAACTCTCCAAATATGAATTATTGCAACTAGCAACAGAAATTGAGGGTCACCCTGACAATGTAGCACCTACGATCTATGGTGGGCTCGTTGTTGGATATCACAATGCTGAAACAAACGTCACTGATGTAGCACACATTGATATACCTGATGTAGACTTCATCCTGACAATCCCCGAATATGAATTGGAAACTGAAAAATCACGCTCTGTCCTTCCAGAACAAATCAGCCATAAAGATGCTGTGAAGTATAGTGCAATCAGCAATACAATGATTAGTGCATTGATTCAGCATAATTATGAACTAGCTGGTAAGATGATGGAACAAGATGGCCTTCACGAACCATATCGTCAACATTTGATTGAAGAGTTTGCTGCCGTGAAAGACATGGCACACGATTTTGATGCATATACGACAGTGATGTCTGGCGCGGGATCAACCATTATGACAATGATTAAAAAAGAACAGAGTGGCCCATTAGTTCGTGCTCTCCGTCAATCATTTGATAATTGTCATTCAGAGCTTGTTACAGTGAATACTGAAGGTGTCATCAGTCAAGTGAATCATAAAAATTAA
- a CDS encoding amino acid permease has protein sequence MEEKNLKRGLQSRHITMIAIGGAIGTGLFVATGSVIAQAGPGGAILAYLIIGIMLYFLMSSIGEMATFYPVSGSFSSYATRFVDPSLGFTMGWLYWTIWSLVTSIDVIVASNVLGYWDAFHFFSPLVWSIIFLVIIFLLNVFSVKAFGEAEFWLSLVKVVTIIIFIILGILMIFGILGGHYYGFENYTVGEAPFVGGLSGFLSVLLIAGFSVGGSEVVAVAAGESDNPRKSMPRAIKQVFWRILLFYVLSIAVISGILAYTDPTLLNENSSITQSPFTIVFDKVGIAFAASVINAVILTTLLSAANSGIFTTSRMLYSLSEDRQAPKFLRKINRQTKLPLNALLTTFTFITAVTVYANYNTDSVVRLLNIIGALITVVWASSVLAQFRLRRAIKVQQKDIDQLLPYKAPFFPFGPILVFATIAFLILGSSAEAIIHFDVPKLSQNLLPIFILFIIYIVHKLIHKTKVIPLDQIDLSEHESYK, from the coding sequence ATGGAAGAAAAGAATTTAAAACGTGGCCTCCAATCTCGACACATTACCATGATTGCTATCGGTGGTGCGATTGGGACTGGACTATTTGTTGCAACTGGTAGTGTAATTGCTCAAGCTGGTCCTGGAGGTGCCATTTTAGCATATTTAATTATTGGCATTATGCTTTACTTTTTAATGTCATCTATCGGGGAAATGGCAACATTTTACCCAGTCTCTGGATCATTTAGTAGCTATGCAACACGCTTTGTTGATCCATCATTAGGTTTTACCATGGGTTGGTTATATTGGACAATCTGGTCGCTTGTAACGAGTATTGATGTGATTGTCGCATCCAATGTCTTAGGATACTGGGATGCCTTCCATTTCTTCTCTCCCCTTGTATGGAGTATTATTTTCTTAGTTATCATCTTTTTATTAAATGTTTTTTCAGTAAAAGCATTCGGTGAGGCAGAATTTTGGTTATCACTCGTAAAGGTTGTAACCATTATCATTTTTATCATATTAGGGATTTTAATGATTTTTGGTATTTTAGGTGGCCACTACTACGGTTTTGAAAACTATACAGTCGGTGAAGCGCCATTCGTCGGTGGCCTTTCAGGTTTCTTAAGCGTATTACTTATTGCTGGTTTCTCTGTCGGTGGTAGTGAAGTTGTTGCTGTTGCAGCAGGAGAATCAGATAATCCTAGAAAATCAATGCCTCGTGCGATTAAACAAGTATTCTGGCGTATTTTACTATTCTATGTTCTATCTATTGCCGTTATTTCAGGAATACTTGCTTATACCGATCCAACTTTATTGAATGAAAACAGTTCGATTACGCAAAGTCCTTTTACAATTGTATTTGATAAAGTCGGTATTGCATTTGCTGCTTCAGTCATTAACGCTGTTATTCTGACAACATTATTATCTGCAGCAAACTCTGGTATTTTTACAACAAGTCGTATGCTCTATTCTTTAAGTGAAGATAGACAAGCACCGAAATTTTTAAGAAAAATCAACCGCCAAACAAAGTTACCTCTTAACGCTTTGTTAACAACATTTACATTCATTACAGCAGTGACTGTTTATGCAAATTACAATACAGATAGTGTTGTCAGATTATTAAATATCATCGGTGCGTTAATTACTGTTGTATGGGCTTCAAGTGTACTTGCACAGTTCCGTTTAAGACGTGCGATCAAGGTACAACAAAAAGATATTGATCAATTGTTACCATATAAAGCACCATTCTTCCCATTTGGCCCTATCTTAGTATTTGCAACAATTGCCTTTTTAATACTGGGAAGTTCAGCAGAAGCAATCATTCACTTTGATGTACCAAAATTATCACAAAATTTATTACCAATCTTCATTTTATTTATTATCTATATTGTTCATAAATTGATTCATAAAACAAAAGTCATTCCATTAGACCAAATTGATTTAAGTGAACATGAATCATACAAATAA
- a CDS encoding DUF896 domain-containing protein, producing the protein MLSQEKLNRINELARKKKEQGLTEIEAKEQSKLRSEYLETFRGSFKAQIEQTKVIDPQGNDVTPEKLKTIQKHNNLRK; encoded by the coding sequence ATGTTAAGCCAAGAAAAACTAAATCGTATTAATGAATTAGCAAGAAAGAAAAAAGAACAAGGATTAACAGAAATTGAAGCGAAAGAACAATCAAAGTTAAGAAGTGAATATTTAGAAACATTCCGTGGTAGCTTTAAGGCACAGATTGAGCAAACAAAAGTAATTGATCCCCAAGGTAATGATGTGACACCAGAGAAATTAAAAACAATTCAAAAACACAACAATCTACGTAAATAG
- the thrC gene encoding threonine synthase, translated as MKLWQGLVKEYESFLPVDENTPNVTLNEGHTPLIYCDKMSEMLGIELYVKYEGANPTGSFKDRGMVMAVTKAKEQGRKMVICASTGNTSASAAAYAARAGMKAIVVIPEGKIALGKLSQAVMYGAQIISIEGNFDEALEIVKEIAQDGEIELVNSVNPYRIEGQKTASFEVVEQLDGQAPDVLAIPVGNAGNITAYWKGFKEYNDKLQSDLPKMFGFQAEGASPIVQNKVVKNPETIATAIRIGNPASWDKAVDAIETSEGLIDSVTDEEILEAYQLMTSKEGVFSEPASNASIAGLIKLHRQGKLEKGQKVVAVLTGNGLKDPDTAIGLLENPIQALPNNKTEIIQYIKDALK; from the coding sequence ATGAAATTATGGCAAGGTCTCGTAAAGGAATATGAATCTTTTTTACCCGTTGATGAAAACACACCTAATGTTACTTTGAATGAGGGGCATACACCATTAATTTATTGCGACAAAATGTCTGAAATGTTAGGCATTGAATTATATGTAAAATATGAAGGTGCCAATCCAACAGGTTCATTTAAAGACCGAGGTATGGTAATGGCAGTGACTAAAGCAAAAGAACAGGGACGTAAGATGGTCATCTGTGCTTCAACTGGGAATACTTCCGCTTCAGCAGCAGCCTATGCAGCAAGAGCAGGTATGAAAGCTATTGTTGTCATACCTGAAGGGAAAATTGCATTAGGTAAATTATCTCAAGCCGTGATGTATGGTGCACAAATTATTTCAATTGAAGGAAACTTTGATGAAGCTCTAGAAATTGTAAAAGAAATCGCACAAGATGGTGAAATCGAACTTGTAAACTCAGTGAACCCGTACCGTATTGAAGGTCAAAAAACAGCGTCATTTGAAGTAGTTGAACAATTAGATGGCCAAGCACCTGATGTATTAGCGATACCAGTAGGAAATGCGGGAAATATCACTGCATATTGGAAAGGTTTCAAGGAGTACAACGATAAACTACAAAGTGATTTACCAAAAATGTTTGGCTTCCAAGCAGAAGGTGCATCACCTATCGTACAAAACAAAGTTGTTAAAAATCCTGAAACAATTGCGACAGCGATTCGTATCGGAAATCCAGCAAGTTGGGATAAAGCTGTAGATGCCATTGAAACATCTGAAGGTCTGATCGATTCAGTGACAGATGAAGAAATTCTTGAAGCATATCAATTGATGACATCTAAAGAGGGCGTCTTCAGTGAACCAGCAAGTAACGCCTCAATTGCGGGACTTATCAAATTACACCGTCAAGGTAAGTTAGAAAAAGGTCAAAAAGTAGTTGCTGTATTAACAGGTAACGGCTTGAAAGATCCAGATACAGCTATTGGATTATTAGAAAATCCAATCCAAGCATTACCAAATAATAAAACAGAAATTATTCAATACATTAAGGATGCATTAAAATGA